One window from the genome of Hippoglossus hippoglossus isolate fHipHip1 chromosome 10, fHipHip1.pri, whole genome shotgun sequence encodes:
- the polr1d gene encoding DNA-directed RNA polymerases I and III subunit RPAC2: MAAEGEKKPVLEMVQADGADEGCVTFVLHEEDHTLGNSLRYMIMKNVDVDFCGYTITHPSESKINFRIQTRGGVAATEPLRRGLNDLNDVCQHVLNTFQGRVNAFKEREEPPME, translated from the exons ATGGCTGCAGAAGGCGAAAAGAAACCAGTGCTGGAGATG GTCCAAGCTGATGGGGCTGATGAGGGCTGTGTGACGTTTGTGCTGCACGAGGAAGACCATACACTGGGCAACTCCCTCAGATACATGATCATGAAAAA TGTGGATGTGGACTTTTGCGGCTACACCATCACCCACCCTTCTGAGAGCAAGATCAACTTTCGGATTCAGACACGAG ggggCGTTGCAGCCACAGAGCCTCTGCGGAGAGGTCTGAATGACCTCAATGATGTTTGTCAGCATGTTCTCAACACCTTCCAG GGGAGAGTTAATGCGttcaaagagagggaggagccaCCCATGGAATGA
- the sybl1 gene encoding vesicle-associated membrane protein 7: MAILFAVVARGTTILAKHAWCGGNFLEVTEQILAKIPSENNKLTYSHGSYLFHYICHDRIIYLCITDDDFERSRAFSFLSEVKKRFQTTYGSRAQTALPYAMNSEFSSAMAAQMKHHSDPRGSDRLTESQLQVDDLKGIMVRNIDLVAQRGERLELLIDKTENLVDSSVTFKTTSRNLARAMCMKNLKLTLVIVLVSVVVLYIIVSAACGGLRWQTCVK, encoded by the exons atggcaatccTGTTTGCTGTGGTGGCTCGTGGAACCACCATCCTGGCCAAGCATGCATGGTGTGGTGGGAACTTCCTGGAGGTGACTGAGCAGATTTTAGCCAAAATACCCTCCGAGAATAACAAGCTGACTTACAGCCACGGCAG cTATCTCTTTCATTACATCTGCCATGACAGAATCATATACCTGTGTATCACTGATGAT GACTTTGAGAGATCACGTGCATTCAGCTTCCTCAGTGAAGTCAAGAAGCGTTTCCAGACCACATACGGGTCTCGAGCACAAACAGCTCTGCCGTACGCCATGAACAGCGAGTTCTCCTCAGCAATGGCAGCTCAGATG aAACACCACTCGGACCCACGCGGATCTGATCGTCTCACCGAGAGTCAGTTGCAAGTGGATGACCTGAAGGGCATTATGGTCCGCAACATAG ACTTGGTagctcagagaggagagaggctggAGTTGCTGATTGACAAGACAGAAAATCTGGTTGATTCA TCGGTCACATTTAAGACGACGAGTCGCAACCTTGCACGAGCCATGTGTATGAAGAACCTCAAGCTGACTCTGGTCATTGTGCTGGTGAGCGTG GTTGTCCTTTACATTATTGTCTCTGCTGCCTGTGGAGGCCTCCGCTGGCAGACTTGTGTCAAATGA